Part of the Candidatus Saccharimonadales bacterium genome is shown below.
TGAGGTTTTTCGAGCCAACATCAAACGTGGCTGGCTCGATTCCGGAATTTCTGAGCATGGCAGCTAGCGGCTTGCCGACTAGCCGGCCCTGGCCTACGATGGCAATCTTTTTATCGGCCAGCTCGATGCCATACCCCGCCAATAGCCACAAAATTGCCAACGGCGTAGCTGGATCGAACTTGGCTTTTTCACCCAAACCGTCAACATCCTTGTCGGGGTTAATGGCATCTAATAAAGCGTCTGTGTCAACTCCAGTGGTCATTGGCAACTGGACTATCAGCCCATTGATTGTTTCATCCTTATTTACGGATCTGATCGTATTGGCTAGTTCGCTCGGCTCCACATTAAAATCTATGACCTTAACCCCAATCTCAGCTCCGTATTTTTTCTTCAATGACATATAAAGTTGGTTGGTTGGTTGCGGATTATCACAAATGATAGCCAGCACTGGCGCAAATCCGGCATGTTTCAGCCGTCTGACTTCTTTGGCTTGCCGCTGTTTAATGTAGCCAGCCAGTTCTCTCCCGTCAAGATATCTCATAACGGGCGTAGCATACCACTAATTTACTGATTTTGGAGGGCCCACTGGGACTCGAACCCAGGACACGAGGCTTAAGAGGCCTCTGCTCTAACCAGCTGAGCTATGGGCCCATAAAAAGTTATATAATTAATTATATAACTTTTTTGGTACTCCAGGAGGGATTCGAACCCCCGACCTCCTGGTCCGAAGCCAGGCGCTCTAATCCGCTGAGCTACTGGAGCACAAGCTAAGTTCATAGCTGCTGCATCATACCAAACCACCTCTGTTGTGACAATGGTACCCTGCACAGGACTCGAACCTGTAACCTCCAGCTCCGGAAGCTGGCGCTCTGTCCAATTGAGCTAGCAGGGCTTAATCGTGCAGCTAACAGTTTATACTAACAGTATGCTCATTCAGCAAAACCAACCGTTGGCTGGCCTGACCGCTTTCAATGTTGGCGGAGCAGCGGAGAAATTAGTTACCATCAAAAGCGGCCTAGAAATCGACGAAGCGATAAACGAAGCCAACAATCAGGTTTGGCCGCTCGGTTATGGTACCAATGTGCTTATTTCCGATCAGGGGCTTCCTGGTACGACTTTGTTGTTTCGAAACGACGAGTTAGACCTAAACGATAATCAAGTGGTCGCCGGAGCCGGACTATGGTGGGATGATATGGTCAAATTATTAGTCGATAGCAACCTATGGGGGTTGGAACTAACTAGCGGTGTGCCGGGCAGTGTCGGTGCTGCGGTGTTTATTAATATTAATGCCTACGGCCAGTCTCAGTCGGATTGCCTAAGCTGGGTCGAAGTCTTCGATTTAGACAAAAAGCGACTGCAGAAGATAAACGCCGCCGATCTTACGTGGGGGTATAAAACGTCCGACTTTCAACTGGACGGATGGCAACGTAAGCTAATCGTTCGGGCGGCCTATGAACTTGCTTCTAAGCCCACGATCGATGTTACTTACCAATCAGCCATTGATATCAAATCAGAATTAGGGCTTAAAGACACGTTAGCTGATAGGCGTGCAACAATCCTAGAGACTCGCCGCCGGGCCGGATCAATCTTTGTACCTGGTCAAAACCACGCTAAAACCGTCGGTTCGTTCTTTCGCAACCCGCTGGTAACTTCCGAGCAAGCCGATCTAGTGGCCTCGTTTGACGAGAGCGGCAAAACCAAGTCCCAAGTCCATAAAATGAACCAAGTACACGGCGGGGATCGCCTGCGGGTGTCAGCCGCCCATGTTTTGTTGGCCGCCGGCTTTAAGCGCGGCCAACAATGGGGGCCGGTACGCCTCCACCCGGACCACGTTTTAAAACTCGAAAACACCGGCGGCGCCACGGCCCAGCAAATCTACGACGTAGCCCAAGAAATTATTAACCATAGTGAACAAAGCCTAGGTATCAAACTCGAACCTGAAGCCAGAATACTTGGTGAATTTTAAAGATACGGAATCGAGTGTTGCTTAGCTAGTTTAGTGACCTCCGCTTTTAAATTGGCCAGCGTCGGTTGGTCGTCTTTGGCTACAATCGCCTGCTTCATCCAATGTGCAACTTTCGCCATGTCAGGCTCCTTTAGTCCTCTAGTGGTCATGGCGGGCGTGCCTAGACGGATTCCGCTGGGTTTGAACGGCGGCAGCGGATCGTCTGGCAGCACGTTCTTATTCAGTGTCAGGCCGATTTTATCTAGCACTTCCTCAGCGATTTTTCCATCGACACCGAACGACCGATTAACGTCAGCCAATATCAAGTGATTGTCAGTTCCGTTAGTGATTAGCTTAAAGCCCTGATCCATCATCGATTCAGCCAATGCCTTTGCGTTTGTCAAAGTCTGGCCGGCATAATTTCTAAACTCCGCCGTGTCGGCCTCTTTTAGGGCAACCAGCTTAGCCAGTACATTGTTCATATGCGGTCCGCCCTGTAAGCCCGGAAAGACCGTCCGGTCAATTAGCGTCGGCAGGTTTTCCAAGGTTTTTTCTGGCGGTTTAAGTGGATTGCCCACCTTGCCGCGGCTTAAAATCATACCACCTCTTGGGCCTCGTAAGGTCTTATGGGTTGTGGTAGTCATGACGTGAAAGCCAAAATCGAATGGGTTGGCCAGTTTTCTAGCCGCGATCAGACCGGCAATATGGGCGATATCCGCCATCGCCATAGCGCCGACCTCGTTCGCAATATCCGCAAATCGCTGGTAATCCAGTTCGCGCGGATAAGCGCTGAAGCCAGCGAGTACAATTTTAGGTTTATGCTTTAGCGCCAGTTGGCGCATTTCATCATAATCAATCTCTCCGGTTTCAATGTCTTTCATTTTGTAGCGGACAAAGTTAAAAAGTTTGGCGGTGACTGTGACAGGATGGCCGTGGGTCAAGTGACCGCCATGGCTTAAGTCCATGGCTAAAACCGTGTCGCCGGGCTCTAGCCAGCTCCAATAAACCGCTTCGTTTGCCGGCGCACCAGAATGCGGCTGGACATTGGCGTGGTCGGCTTTAAACAACTTCTTGGCTAGTTCAATGGCCTCCGACTCGACTTTATCGGTGTTTTGTTGCCCGCCATAATATCGCCGGCCGGGGTAGCCCTCAGAGTATTTGTTAGTGTAGACGCTGCCTAATGCTGAAAGTACGTCTTTGCTCACGTAGTTTTCCGAAGGTATAAGCTCCAGGCCGTCCAGCTGACGCAATTGTTCCTGGTTCAAATAATCTGTTAGGCTCATCGCTGTCTTCCTCGAGAATAATGTTATAATAGACCGGTTATGTCAATCGAACATGCCCAGCCTACAGCTTACACTCGAATCCGAGAATCTGTTAAGGAAATTATCAAAGAAGCCGACAAATTAGATTTAGATTTATGGGAAACTGGTATAAATTACCACCAAGGTTCGGTGATAAAACTGGGCTCACAAGCAATACCAGAAACCGATAAAATCGCCGACGTTGTACAACATGAAAAACCAATTGACGGTGCTATAGCCTGGAAAAGGTACATTATCTACCCTGACCGCACGAGGAGCTGCGTTGAATTAACCTCAGATGATGGCGACAATTTCACTAAAACTGAAACTGAATCTGACGCTGCTTATGATCGAGCTGAGCAGGCAGTAATGCTAGCTAGAGCTGGCTTGTCAGATCTAATTAATCAAAATTCATAGATTTTCTTGACACTTATATCATCTTTGATATATTACTTTGCAGCTTATGACTGCAGATTCCCAGAAAATTGGACAACTAATTTCCGAGGTTCGCAAACAACGCGGCCTGACCCAGACTGATTTTGCCAAGCAGTTAAACACCTCGCAAAGCGCCGTTAATCGCATCGAAAATGGCAAGCAAAACCTCAGCATGGAGATGCTGGGCCGGATTAGCGATGTTTTAAATCGAGAATTATTGCGAATTAATCAAAGCGGCACCATTAATTTCAAGATTGAGGGTGGCCGACCCTTAAGCGGCGAGATAGTTACAAAAACTTCCAAAAACGCCGCCGTAGCCCTGCTGGCAGCTTCACTTTTGAACCGCGGTACGACCACCTTGAAGAAAATGCCTCGAATCGAAGAAGTTAACCGTCTCGTCGAGGTTCTTGCTAGCATTGGTGTTCAAATGCGGTGGCTCAGCGGCAACGACCTGGAGATAAAGCCCCCCGCCAAACTAAGGCTTGATAAGCTTGACGAAACCTCAGCCCGGAAAACCCGCAGCGTGCTGTTATTCCTTGGTCCGTTTATGCACCTGTTTGGTACTTTTAACCTGCCTTACGCCGGCGGCTGCAATCTCGGTAAACGGACAATCCAG
Proteins encoded:
- a CDS encoding bifunctional 5,10-methylenetetrahydrofolate dehydrogenase/5,10-methenyltetrahydrofolate cyclohydrolase, with amino-acid sequence MRYLDGRELAGYIKQRQAKEVRRLKHAGFAPVLAIICDNPQPTNQLYMSLKKKYGAEIGVKVIDFNVEPSELANTIRSVNKDETINGLIVQLPMTTGVDTDALLDAINPDKDVDGLGEKAKFDPATPLAILWLLAGYGIELADKKIAIVGQGRLVGKPLAAMLRNSGIEPATFDVGSKNL
- a CDS encoding FAD-binding protein, which produces MLIQQNQPLAGLTAFNVGGAAEKLVTIKSGLEIDEAINEANNQVWPLGYGTNVLISDQGLPGTTLLFRNDELDLNDNQVVAGAGLWWDDMVKLLVDSNLWGLELTSGVPGSVGAAVFININAYGQSQSDCLSWVEVFDLDKKRLQKINAADLTWGYKTSDFQLDGWQRKLIVRAAYELASKPTIDVTYQSAIDIKSELGLKDTLADRRATILETRRRAGSIFVPGQNHAKTVGSFFRNPLVTSEQADLVASFDESGKTKSQVHKMNQVHGGDRLRVSAAHVLLAAGFKRGQQWGPVRLHPDHVLKLENTGGATAQQIYDVAQEIINHSEQSLGIKLEPEARILGEF
- the glyA gene encoding serine hydroxymethyltransferase; its protein translation is MSLTDYLNQEQLRQLDGLELIPSENYVSKDVLSALGSVYTNKYSEGYPGRRYYGGQQNTDKVESEAIELAKKLFKADHANVQPHSGAPANEAVYWSWLEPGDTVLAMDLSHGGHLTHGHPVTVTAKLFNFVRYKMKDIETGEIDYDEMRQLALKHKPKIVLAGFSAYPRELDYQRFADIANEVGAMAMADIAHIAGLIAARKLANPFDFGFHVMTTTTHKTLRGPRGGMILSRGKVGNPLKPPEKTLENLPTLIDRTVFPGLQGGPHMNNVLAKLVALKEADTAEFRNYAGQTLTNAKALAESMMDQGFKLITNGTDNHLILADVNRSFGVDGKIAEEVLDKIGLTLNKNVLPDDPLPPFKPSGIRLGTPAMTTRGLKEPDMAKVAHWMKQAIVAKDDQPTLANLKAEVTKLAKQHSIPYL